The following proteins come from a genomic window of Phycisphaerae bacterium:
- a CDS encoding IS5 family transposase, whose protein sequence is MLKLTDEQLDWLLERIPNSPVSPLGGRPTADKRRLVRGIFWMLDNGAKWKDLPRRFGSKSTVHRWFQKWTNEGVFENVMREAGRCVEEGDGYRVYECFIDGTFCKARGGGDGIGCTKAGKGVKIMVLVDARGLPMAVDTTSASPHESQLVQRLFEFMLSDALPERLVGDKAYDSDRLGEELAEQGIELIAPHRSNRKAENKTQDGRPLRRYKRRWTVERTIGWFQNFRRLCIRWEKSTPLFCGFLHLGCTLLLLKEVLG, encoded by the coding sequence ATGCTGAAACTCACGGATGAACAATTGGACTGGTTGTTGGAACGGATTCCGAATTCGCCCGTCAGCCCCCTGGGCGGTCGGCCCACGGCGGACAAGCGAAGGCTCGTTCGCGGCATCTTTTGGATGCTCGACAATGGTGCAAAATGGAAAGACCTGCCGCGCCGCTTCGGCTCGAAGAGCACGGTCCACCGCTGGTTTCAGAAGTGGACGAACGAAGGCGTCTTCGAGAACGTGATGCGCGAAGCGGGACGCTGTGTCGAGGAAGGCGACGGCTATCGAGTGTATGAATGCTTCATCGACGGCACGTTCTGCAAGGCGCGGGGTGGCGGCGACGGCATCGGCTGCACAAAGGCCGGAAAAGGCGTGAAAATCATGGTGCTGGTCGATGCCCGGGGCCTCCCGATGGCCGTCGATACCACGTCGGCCAGTCCGCACGAAAGCCAATTGGTGCAGCGGCTGTTTGAGTTCATGCTGAGCGATGCGTTGCCGGAGCGATTGGTCGGCGACAAGGCGTACGACAGCGATCGCCTGGGCGAGGAATTGGCGGAGCAGGGCATTGAACTGATCGCGCCGCACCGCAGCAATCGCAAGGCCGAGAACAAGACGCAGGATGGCCGACCGCTGCGCCGCTACAAACGTCGCTGGACCGTCGAGCGCACGATCGGGTGGTTCCAAAACTTCCGGCGACTGTGCATTCGCTGGGAAAAATCGACTCCGCTGTTCTGCGGATTTCTTCATCTGGGCTGCACGCTCCTGTTGCTCAAAGAGGTTTTGGGATAG
- a CDS encoding TraM recognition domain-containing protein, with amino-acid sequence MFGRLLKRKSPPRARPLRWELSDELLRWSSDDVWTIRDAVEGTLILGATGSGKTSGSGRMIATSMLSAGFGGLVLTAKADERALWESYCRETNRSGDLVVVGPDAGKRFNFLDHELNRKGEGAGLTENLCNLFSQVMEIKERSATSGGGREDGTFWKQGALKGMRNAVDLVSLATGTISVPDLVNVMLSAPLTRAEIREKDWQEKSYCFRCLVAADKRDKTPRQEHDFGVVADYYLIEWPNLAERTRSVIQATFMGWADLLVRGLLRELFCTDTSVTPEDVERGRIILLDLPVKEFGEVGQFAQVLFKYSFERSIERRNVAVSPRPVFLWADEAQTFVTSYDMQFQTTCRAARVATVLLSQNYSNFIAALGGNEKARAETDSLLANLNTRVFHVNGDPVTNNWASSLIGRSRQFMMNGNSSSDADDQLSAIGLDWFGRSGTTTAGFSETIEFEVQPREFTRLRAGGPANGWIVDGIVFQNGRTFAASDRSWLKTTFRQKA; translated from the coding sequence ATGTTCGGCCGATTGTTAAAACGAAAGTCGCCCCCGCGCGCCCGGCCGTTGCGGTGGGAATTGTCTGACGAACTGCTCCGCTGGTCGAGCGACGATGTGTGGACGATCCGCGACGCCGTCGAAGGTACGCTCATTCTCGGCGCCACCGGCTCGGGAAAGACGAGCGGCAGCGGGCGCATGATTGCAACGTCAATGCTTAGCGCCGGGTTCGGCGGGCTTGTCCTGACTGCCAAAGCGGACGAACGAGCGTTGTGGGAGTCCTATTGCCGCGAAACGAATCGTTCTGGCGACCTCGTAGTCGTAGGCCCCGATGCCGGGAAACGCTTCAACTTTCTCGACCACGAGCTAAATCGCAAAGGCGAAGGGGCAGGCCTCACGGAAAACCTGTGTAACCTCTTTTCGCAAGTCATGGAGATCAAGGAACGCAGCGCCACGAGCGGCGGCGGACGGGAAGATGGCACCTTCTGGAAGCAAGGGGCACTCAAGGGCATGAGGAATGCCGTCGATCTCGTTTCGCTTGCGACCGGGACGATCTCGGTGCCGGACCTGGTGAACGTCATGCTCTCCGCGCCGCTCACGCGAGCGGAGATACGGGAAAAAGATTGGCAGGAAAAGTCGTATTGCTTCCGATGCCTTGTAGCAGCCGACAAGCGCGACAAGACACCACGTCAGGAACACGACTTCGGCGTTGTCGCCGATTACTACCTGATTGAATGGCCGAATTTGGCGGAACGGACGCGCAGCGTGATTCAGGCGACCTTCATGGGCTGGGCCGACCTGCTCGTGCGCGGCCTATTGCGAGAGCTCTTTTGCACCGATACGTCGGTGACGCCTGAAGATGTGGAACGCGGACGGATAATCCTCCTGGACCTGCCCGTAAAAGAATTTGGCGAGGTGGGACAGTTCGCGCAGGTCTTATTCAAGTACTCGTTCGAGCGAAGTATCGAGCGGCGCAATGTCGCCGTGAGTCCGCGCCCGGTTTTCCTGTGGGCAGACGAAGCGCAGACGTTTGTTACGTCGTACGACATGCAGTTTCAGACCACGTGTCGCGCCGCGCGCGTGGCGACGGTGCTACTCTCACAGAATTACAGTAACTTCATCGCCGCCCTGGGCGGAAACGAGAAAGCGCGGGCGGAGACGGATTCGCTGCTCGCCAACCTCAACACAAGAGTTTTCCATGTCAACGGCGATCCGGTAACGAATAACTGGGCATCGTCGCTGATCGGGCGGTCACGCCAGTTCATGATGAACGGGAATAGTTCGTCCGACGCCGACGACCAGCTATCGGCGATTGGACTTGACTGGTTCGGCCGCTCCGGAACCACGACCGCAGGGTTTTCAGAGACGATTGAGTTCGAGGTCCAGCCGCGCGAGTTCACGCGGCTCCGCGCTGGCGGGCCGGCCAATGGCTGGATCGTGGATGGGATCGTATTCCAAAACGGGCGGACGTTCGCGGCCAGCGACCGAAGCTGGCTCAAGACGACATTCAGGCAGAAGGCGTGA
- a CDS encoding secondary thiamine-phosphate synthase enzyme YjbQ: MTVETHRLEVQTRGDNQVLDITPDFAALLQRAEIKNGTATLFVIGSTAGLTTTEYEPGLVNHDLKACFEKLAPEDGRYEHEATWHDDNGHAHVRASLLGPSLTVPIVDGRPTLGQWQQIVLLDFDTRPRTREIVVQFLGE; the protein is encoded by the coding sequence ATGACCGTCGAAACCCACCGCCTGGAGGTCCAGACTCGCGGCGACAATCAGGTGCTCGACATCACGCCGGATTTCGCCGCCCTCCTCCAGCGCGCCGAGATCAAGAACGGCACCGCCACGCTCTTTGTCATCGGCTCCACCGCCGGTCTGACGACGACCGAGTACGAGCCCGGCCTCGTCAATCACGACCTCAAGGCCTGCTTCGAAAAACTCGCACCCGAAGACGGCCGCTACGAACACGAAGCGACCTGGCACGACGACAACGGTCACGCCCACGTCCGCGCGTCGCTCCTGGGCCCAAGCCTGACCGTCCCGATCGTCGACGGCCGGCCGACACTGGGACAATGGCAGCAGATCGTACTGCTCGACTTTGACACGCGCCCGCGCACGCGGGAAATCGTCGTCCAATTCCTCGGCGAATAA
- a CDS encoding YkvA family protein, protein MSEFFSFLKTFVMCGTVFFITMTVLLALPQSKLRSVGLEMSKWALACGLLLMCPSPVDVIPDVVPLIGWGDDLAYLIAAGFTVKSALGERQRRSELEQLEFEQMMAAKRAEIRSPDAGDDAEADEKREAA, encoded by the coding sequence ATGTCTGAGTTTTTCAGTTTCCTGAAAACGTTTGTGATGTGCGGCACCGTTTTTTTCATCACGATGACGGTGCTGTTGGCCCTGCCTCAATCCAAGCTACGCTCGGTGGGACTCGAAATGTCCAAGTGGGCACTGGCCTGCGGTCTGCTGCTAATGTGTCCGAGCCCGGTTGATGTCATACCCGATGTCGTGCCCTTGATAGGCTGGGGAGACGACCTGGCGTATCTCATCGCGGCCGGGTTCACCGTGAAGTCCGCGCTCGGCGAGCGTCAGCGTCGAAGTGAACTTGAGCAACTCGAATTCGAGCAAATGATGGCGGCAAAGCGGGCCGAGATTCGGTCACCCGATGCTGGTGACGACGCTGAAGCCGACGAGAAGAGGGAGGCAGCGTAA
- a CDS encoding pseudouridine synthase: MATERIQKILAAAGYGSRRACETLVLDGRVAVNGQYKRELPVLVDPATDKITVDGKPIRPERHVYFLLNKPRNVLCTHNDPSGRRLVEDLLTGVRERVFPIGRLEADSTGLLIMTNDGSLAQKLTHPRFATPKTYRAEVAGTPKTETLEKLRQGVWLSEGKTAPAEITIIHRDRDKTILEITLRESRNREVRRMLARFGHNVRRLMRIRMGKLSIAKLPLGAFRPLTPAEVKYLHSLADQPAEPSVSAPPRRSSSTARSRRKPERRKPPGAAPGARQGEWRAAKKPGRRIIH, translated from the coding sequence ATGGCCACGGAACGCATCCAGAAGATCCTCGCCGCCGCCGGCTACGGCTCGCGCCGCGCCTGCGAAACGCTCGTGCTCGACGGTCGCGTCGCGGTGAACGGCCAGTACAAGCGCGAATTGCCGGTCCTCGTCGATCCGGCAACGGACAAAATAACCGTGGACGGAAAACCCATCCGCCCGGAGCGACACGTCTATTTTTTGCTCAACAAACCCCGCAACGTCCTCTGCACGCACAACGATCCCTCCGGCCGGCGCCTGGTCGAGGACCTCCTCACCGGCGTCCGCGAGCGCGTCTTCCCTATCGGCCGCCTCGAAGCCGACTCGACCGGTCTGCTGATCATGACCAACGACGGCTCGCTGGCCCAAAAGCTGACCCACCCTCGATTCGCCACGCCCAAGACCTACCGTGCGGAGGTCGCGGGCACACCCAAGACCGAGACGCTTGAAAAACTTCGCCAGGGCGTGTGGTTGTCCGAGGGAAAGACCGCCCCTGCCGAAATCACGATCATCCATCGCGATCGGGACAAGACGATCCTGGAAATCACCCTCCGCGAAAGCCGCAATCGCGAGGTCCGGCGGATGCTCGCCCGCTTCGGTCACAACGTCCGGCGGCTGATGCGAATTCGCATGGGCAAGCTCTCCATCGCCAAGCTGCCCCTCGGGGCGTTTCGACCGCTCACCCCCGCGGAAGTCAAATACCTGCACTCGCTGGCGGATCAGCCCGCCGAGCCCAGTGTGTCGGCACCGCCGAGGCGATCCTCTTCAACAGCCCGAAGCCGTCGAAAGCCCGAACGACGAAAGCCGCCCGGCGCCGCACCCGGAGCACGGCAGGGCGAATGGCGCGCTGCGAAAAAGCCCGGTCGGCGGATCATCCACTAA
- a CDS encoding ParB/RepB/Spo0J family partition protein, with protein sequence MPIELIKVGQNIRDSLVEEEQVTLAHSIEQNRIVVPLLGHYEGTDIVVDDGHRRLDAAIRAGLDAVPMIVAELAPTPAEILTLQLVANCARTGLKTMERVRAIDRLMNETGWPAAMVTSKLGGPSAAMISKLLTLLVLPKSVQDLIDAGRIPMSSAYAIAIVADSVERERLIGEVVNGRLTRDRLVAEIKANRSKKSRSQKSKRESVPRLVLPLGEGRSITVAGPAMTVNLLITWVEELLNRIKSVNAQGVTLTDIVKVISGAQP encoded by the coding sequence GTGCCTATCGAGTTAATCAAGGTCGGTCAAAACATCCGAGACTCTCTGGTCGAGGAAGAGCAAGTCACGCTCGCGCATAGCATCGAGCAGAACAGAATCGTGGTGCCCCTGCTCGGCCACTATGAAGGCACTGACATCGTCGTCGATGACGGGCACCGTCGGCTCGACGCTGCGATTCGGGCCGGCCTTGACGCCGTGCCGATGATCGTCGCCGAGCTCGCTCCCACTCCTGCGGAGATCCTCACCCTCCAGCTTGTGGCCAATTGCGCCCGCACGGGTTTGAAAACGATGGAGCGTGTACGGGCCATCGACCGGCTTATGAATGAAACCGGATGGCCGGCGGCAATGGTAACCTCAAAGCTTGGTGGGCCGTCCGCTGCGATGATCTCGAAGCTTCTAACGCTTCTCGTGCTTCCCAAAAGTGTCCAAGACCTTATCGACGCCGGGCGCATCCCGATGAGCAGCGCCTATGCGATCGCGATCGTGGCGGACTCTGTGGAGCGCGAGCGGCTCATTGGCGAGGTCGTGAACGGTCGGCTCACACGCGACCGGTTAGTGGCGGAAATCAAGGCGAACAGGAGCAAGAAGTCACGGTCGCAAAAGTCCAAGCGGGAGAGCGTACCGCGCCTCGTGCTGCCGCTCGGCGAGGGGCGTTCGATAACGGTGGCTGGCCCAGCTATGACGGTGAATTTGCTTATCACGTGGGTGGAGGAACTACTCAATCGAATAAAGAGCGTCAACGCACAGGGCGTGACGCTCACTGACATTGTCAAAGTGATTTCGGGAGCGCAACCATGA
- a CDS encoding TIGR00730 family Rossman fold protein produces MADETPLYRHPADETARLSRIMTEISEGFATMSRVGQAIGVFGSARCTSSAPHYRTAEALGAKLVEKGFAVVTGGGPGVMEAANKGAYEAGGVSVGLNITLPHEQEANAYQNISMEFHYFFVRKLMLLKYCLGLVCFPGGFGTMDEYFESMTLIQTGKCPKFPVVLFDSKFWGPFDGFMRQTMLRDYAAISESDLGLFKITDDVEEAASYLRRQVDLLLPTLRHPSVEEEVMIPKEEQISGEGTYEGKPPRKRPKEAGPISG; encoded by the coding sequence ATGGCCGATGAAACTCCGCTCTATCGCCATCCCGCCGACGAGACCGCGCGGTTGTCGCGGATCATGACCGAAATTTCGGAAGGGTTCGCGACGATGAGCCGGGTGGGTCAGGCGATTGGGGTGTTCGGTTCGGCGCGGTGCACCTCGTCGGCCCCGCACTATCGCACGGCAGAGGCGCTGGGGGCGAAGCTCGTCGAGAAGGGGTTTGCCGTGGTGACGGGCGGAGGGCCGGGGGTGATGGAGGCGGCGAACAAGGGGGCGTATGAGGCGGGCGGTGTGTCGGTGGGGCTCAATATCACGCTGCCGCACGAGCAGGAGGCCAACGCGTATCAGAATATCAGCATGGAGTTTCATTATTTCTTCGTGCGCAAGCTGATGTTGTTGAAATACTGCCTGGGGCTGGTGTGCTTTCCGGGCGGGTTCGGGACGATGGACGAGTACTTCGAGTCCATGACGCTGATTCAGACGGGCAAGTGTCCGAAGTTCCCCGTGGTGCTCTTCGACTCGAAATTCTGGGGGCCGTTCGACGGATTCATGCGCCAGACGATGCTCCGCGATTACGCTGCCATCTCCGAGTCTGACCTGGGCTTGTTCAAGATTACAGACGACGTGGAGGAGGCGGCGAGCTATCTACGGCGGCAGGTCGATCTGCTATTGCCAACGCTGCGGCATCCGTCGGTCGAGGAGGAGGTGATGATCCCGAAGGAGGAGCAGATTTCGGGCGAGGGTACCTACGAAGGGAAGCCTCCACGCAAGCGACCAAAGGAGGCCGGGCCGATTAGTGGATGA